The genomic segment AATTCTTGGAAGGGACTTACGCACAATGTTCTGACACAACCATCTAAACTTGACATATTTCAAAACACGGAGCAAGCAATTAGTAGTATACACAACCATGATCTCCGTACGCAAAGTAACTCCCCATCAAGATTAAAGAGTAATCCAATTGATATTGTGCATAATACTAAAACATGCCTATAGTAAAAACTGGACAAAAGCTCCAAAATCCAAAATCTCACAGGCAAGTTGCAACATTTAACTTGAAAAACAATGTCAACTTGGATTTAACAGACTGTACAAGAGGGTACAGAATTATAGATTATGAGAAGAGTTCGATTCACATCGGTTAATTTGTTCCTCTTTAGTTGCATGTAAAAATTAACCGGCCTTGCATCCGAATAAAAAAGTTCACCAAAAGCAtacaaaaactaaaacaaaaacaaattcagattttattatatataacatatccttgAACTTCAACCATTAGctcaaatttttatttgagttgGTTCTTAACATAGTATCGAAAGCTTGAGTTGGTTCTTAACATGTATCGAAAATCAGCATGACAAGAGCTTACGTATTCGTATATCAACCAAACCTGATTCAAAGTAGAATATTTAGCATAAGGTTTGAGGAGAGTTTATGTTGCATTCACCCTTCTAGCCAAAGGGCTCTACTGTAATGTGGGTGTTTGAGAATATATAGCATATCCTGCGACCTCATAAGCTTCAAGCTTTTGTTTGAGTTTGTTCCTCGATAGATTTGCTAGTATAAAAGAAATGCACCGGTGATAAACGCGGAGGACACGAAAGTGAGAAGCAATTGTACAAAAAAGAATTCACCAACTCTATATCCGATTCAACAATGATCAATTCTTCAAGCTAATCATTAAAGAAATGTGATTTAAATATACAACATTTTAGAGGATTAGATAAGATTATATAATGAATAACAAATCACATGATTAATATGTCAAGATAACATCTAATCATTGATCAAATTGATATGAAAACAAGTACAATCTGATATCATTAGTTAACTACTAGGAAAATCCAAAAGAGTTTCCATATCATCCtactaaatcaaaatcaaaatcacctAATTGAGAGTAATAAGATTCCCcaaaaaattttactatttcTACTTGTTCTTGATAGTAATACCAAGCTCACCAGCAACAATAACAGTGGTAGCCATGTCAAGGAACATACCATGCTCAACTACACCAGGAAGCCTCAAAATTGCATCACTAGCAAGATTGAGATCCCCAACATCTTTCTTAAAATACAaatcaattatataattttcattatcaGTAACAAAGGGCTTACCATTTTCAGGGTAAGTCCTAAGTTTTGCAACACATTCAGAATCAGCAAACAAATTCTTTAATCTTTCAGCAGTGAATTTCCAACAAAAGGGAACAACTTCAACCGGCATAGCTAAACCACTTCCACCCAAATGCTTGACTAACTTTGATTCATCAACAATACAAATGAATTTCTTACAAGCACTTTCAATCATCTTTTCCCTTAATAAAGACCCACCTCTTCCTTTTACCAAATTCATGAATGGATCAACTTCATCTGCTCCATCGATTGCAAGATCCACTACTGGGTATGTATCAAGATCTGATAATGGAATCCCACATGAAACGGCTTGTTCATGGGTCATCTTTGAAGTGGGTATTCCAACAATGTTTTTGAGTTTTCCTTGACGCAACAATTCACCAATTCTTGCAACTGCATGTTTTGCAGTAGACCCAGTTCCTAAACCAATCACCATACCTGATTCAACATATTCAACCGCTTTGTAAGCTGCAATTTGCTTCAATTCGTCTTGAGATAAAACCCGAATTGAGGAAGGTGAACCCAATGAAAACCCACTTTCAATTGCCGCTTTTTCAGAGGATATGAAATGGGTGCAAGGAATAgccatttttaacaaataaaaaaagaataaattagtTATCACAATTGAATTTAAtaccaacaaaaataaatgggaTACCAAATTAGATTTTGATTAAAGAGAGAAACCcagaaaaagataaatttttgAGAGGTACCCAGAAAAAAATAGAGGGAAAAGTGAGATGGGCAGGAAAGATAAGGGGTTAGTTTGGGAATTTATAGAGGAAAAGGATGATAAGAATGGTTTTGAGTGGTGGACGGGAGAGGGAGAAGAAAAGGGGAAACTTGggataaattagggtttttatgCCGAACCAATACAAGTCTAAAGTAGACAAATTGACCGAATCCGGATGGAGTATGAAGGATGCCATGAGTAATGCTTTAAATAGAGGCCAATGTTTGTGGTGGAGGCCTGGAGCATGaggaattattatttgtttgtgtGTTGGAAAAGTAAAGGCGTGTTGATGCGACGGCCATGTATAGGATTGGATTATGGATGGATGGTCTCTCATTTCCCAagatcttccttttcatattggGAACATTTCTTTAATTTGTGTCGAATATTGTGCCCTAGCATAGTATACTTCCTCAATTTCaaaatacttacaatatttgatttttttacgtaatttaatatatgtatagGATGAGATGCGTTTTATTAGGCCGGTctaattgaatattttgttttaccaatttcacaaattaaaaagttgaTTTCAAGAGTTAAAATACcgatttaaaaacttaaaataccaatttaaaataccaatttcaaggatttgaaattgacattttaaatcAAGGAATTTGACGGTTTTAAGACTTTGAGTgtcaatttcaatacttaaaaaaccaaatttaagatttaaaagacTAATTGCAGGACATTAAATtgtcattttaactttaaaatatgATGACTCAATcaataaagttgatattataaaattttaaattaacaaagtcttaaaatagtatttttaagtcttgaagTAGTCCTTTAGAGTCTTAAAATTAGTATGtcagaatattttaaaaatactatTAAGCCCGGGCGAATTGCAAGGTTAAGGTCATCTCACAGGAGACTAATTGTTTTTGTAATGTCTATTTTACCTCTATTTTATCCTTCTTTTTGCCTCATAAACTTATAAGTACCATTATTTACTCCTtccttattttattaatttttccttcCCAACTAAAACTAATAACTCCCTTcatattaaattttcttttcgaagtgatttttttatttcttcaacaactttataattgattttcatcCTCCCCATTTATTGCGTTAGAGATGCCTTCAATTCTCATCTTCTAAGTGTATGCTCTTTTCTTATCCCCATGTAATATGCACCGtgtattttgttgttgttttaatCTAGGCGTTAGATTTACCAAACCCTAAAATCCTCCCCTCTATAATCATCTCCCTCACTCACATTTCtgatatccttcttcattgttctatGCCCCATTGTAGATATTTTTAACTCTACAATCGCACTTCCTTTGTTCTTTTTTCTTGCAACACAAAGGATTCGTCTTGATCTATCTTGTTCTATACCCTTGGTTTTGTTCGATTGCTAGCTCTTCCATTTGGGTTTTGATATATTTTGTTCATCTGCtgtgtttatttgttttatgctccttattttgatctattttcttCATTTGCTTTGTTCATTTGTTATATGCCCCTGGTTTTGATCTGGATCTTGATCAAATACAAAAATGTATATGCGttggtttattttgttgttGGTTTCGGTGGTTTTGATCTATTTTCTTCATCATGTGGGATTTGATCTATTTTCTTCATCATGTGCGTTTTGatctattttctttataatgtGGGTTTTGATCTATTTTATTCATCATCtgggttttaatttattttcttcatcatctgctTTTGATCAAATTCTAGTATGTTAAAATCATTTTTCTCATATTCATATATGTATCATCTGGGTTTTGTTCTGATTCTAGTATGTcaaatttaattcttttttataaatattggtatgtatcattgtaGATCACTGGGTTTTTTGTTGTGTATATGCGTTGATTTCATTGTATATTACTGGGTTCTTTGTTGTGTGATTATATtactgggttttttttttcatattctaGTATGTTTATCATCCGATTTAATCTTAAGGtttgaaattagaaaaaaaaaaagaaaattacttAATAAGTTTTCCTAAGCTGGCAAATTACTTCATAAGTTCTCCAAAAATCAACTTACATAACCAAGTACAATTACATTATAAGTCGTGGACAATGTTACTATAAGCTTTCAAAAGTTACACCATCCTCATCATTCTCAGCTTTGTTTGTCTTATCAAAAGAGTAATCAATTCTGACGTCCAAATGAAACTCATCCTCCTGACGACGCCAATTTTGCACACATACTAAGGCTTGAATAgatcgaaaataatagtaacaataataataataataataataataataataataagacatTTCAAGTTTAAATAACAGTGATGAATAGATCGAAAATCGATATTAATCCAAACCAATTTCTACTAAGATTTCAAGACTTTGAGACATGTAAGCAGCATTAGAAACAAAGCATGCGAGTAGAACGAAAATCAATATTAATCCAAACCAATTTCTACCAAGATTTCAAGACTTTGAGACATGTAAGCAGCATTAGAAACAAAGTATGCGAGTAGATCGAAGAAGTATGCGAGTAGTATTGAATTTGGTAaacattgttttattaattaaattttcgaTCAAATTTGATGGATCCAAAAAGTATGCGAGTAGTTCGTGGAAGGTTAGGATTCTTGATAGATCAAAGTCTAAATAGCAGAAAAATAATTTGGTaaacattgaaaatcataccTTCAGCGAGATTAATCGATTGAAATTTGCAAAACTAGGGTTCTTGATTGATTAATTTGTGGGAAAAATCAGAAACACATTTTGGTAGAGTAGAAAAATAGTTAAGAGGAAAAGTAAGAGTAGTGAGTAGTATGTGGAAGGCTAAATAACAgtgtatataattaaatttttgtatcaTTGTTATATCTTTTTTCAATGATCTAACCCTATTATGACTCTTTGATGACCCTTTAGTGATCCATTATAGTAAAGCCCATTAATGACCCGCACCCATTAATGACCCGCCCTGTTAATGATCCGTTAAAATTGACCTGATTCTTGACCCATTGGGTCGAGCCGTCTCGTTGAACAGCTCTAATTTTGATCTATTAACTTCATCATCTATTGGTTCCATTGGTTCCGTTCTGATCTATGGTCTTGATCAATTTTATGATCTCGATCACTATTCCGTTCAATTTTCTTCGTCAATTGTGTTTTGATCTATGTTCTTCATCTGtatgttgtttttaattttcatttttgttatgTAAGTTTATAGATTCTGATTTGTATCATCTGAATTCTGATACGAAGTGATATACAACTTCatctattttgtttttcttgctACTAAAGAAAAATTTCTTGGTCCATCACCTTTGGAGATGAACTCAAAGAAAAATTTGTTTGGCTCATTACGTAATATTGATTACATACTTCTTCTCATTCATTTCTTAATCTGGTTTTTCACATCAATCATGGCTTTCTGACCCCTTAACCATGACATCTTTACCATTTAAATCTTTGTCATCTCTTTTGCACCAACAAGGAGAAGAAGGTTACCATccaagaagaataaacaaagtcAATGTCATTTAAAGCAATCCTAACATTAAGGTCCTTAAAGTGCCTTTTGTGAGGAGGGGAAGACGATTTCATGGCATCTAACCATTCATGGGAAAGAACATCTTCAAGCAAGTCGTTTTTTCTTTCCCCAATGAGAACGATGCTCCTGTCTGAGAGTAGGGCATCAAGTTTTGATGAATGCAAACTCTCTCATTCATGGAAGCGGGATCAGTTGGCCAAGGAATCTACAATTTTTTGATCATATAACAAGAAATTTATTGCCATACACTGGATAATacaaatttgtattatatttctaataatcTCTTATGATATCTTTTCTAACCATGGAAAGTGTTAAGAATCTCACTTTAAATTTTATCAAGTTGGACAAAATCTTGAATGTGGAATTTCATAGATGGCAAAAGAAGATGATCATCCTATTGACTTCCTTTGATGTGGTTTATATGAACAGTATACCGTGATCggatgaaaagaaaatgaaactttGGAGGAAACGAGGAAAAGGAACAAATGGAAAAACGATAACTCCATTGGAAACATATTTTGAACGGAGagctaaaaatacaaatttcacCCAAACCTTAATATGTAAACCGCAATTTGACAAATCAATTTACTTTAAAATGAATCGCTACCTAAAATAACAACtcattttaaagtaatcattaTGCGACATATTGATTTAcatactaattaaaaaaaatatttcgaGCGTTACAAATCCTAAAAAGGAAATTATACATATCTTTTCTCTGTTTTTGAAATGAAAGTTTTTAGGGATGTTTGATGAAGAACAAGGtgcataaataaatgaaaaaatatcaacaatgaAAGGAAGCAATACACAACAAATTTTGTGGTATCTTAGATACCTTCCCCTCAAAAGGTGTTTACATTCATTAATAATTCACAAATAAATCAATGAATAAATCTCACACACTTTAGAATAAAACTCTAAAGATAATGATCCCACCTTTAATGGAGATCACCctcaaatacaataatataatttaaaagaaaCTCTCTTAGTGTAAATCTCAGTTGTCTCTATGTATTAGCCTCCTTCTTTTTCGTCTCTAATCTAATTTAAACATTTATATAACCTACAATATGTTAGAAAAACTCTACGACAAGTTATACTTATTTTCCAAGCAAAGCCCACAAAACTGAAAAATGAAACTTTGGGTATGTACAAACACTCTCGAATGAGCCATATGGCTGCTCAAACGAGCCATGTagttgctcgaacgagcagctTCCTTAGTGCATTCACTGCTTGCTGCGTGCATTTGTGCCTCATTCAAGACACCCTCTGTAACACCTCCATATTAGGTTTAattcaaaaacacattttaaaggaaaaaatgaatcaaaactACTCTTGAAGCGTACcaccacatctatttctaagaaATAATGTAAGGCTAAATAACTATAAAATTACTTAATCAAATCTAACAACTAAAAAATTCTTGCAACAAAAAGTGAAATTTTAACTAGACATGACTATTAATAACTAAACTAATTTTCTATGTGAATTTCACTACACGATTCCCAAGCAATTAATAACCTGCATATACAATAGTGATACTTATCTCATCAGTCCAAGCATCTAATTCATTTATTACCGCTTTAAATTATCTATCTGTAATAAATCTCGAAGCATAATCTACTTCATCAACACCATATTCCTACAAGATATCCtgcattaattaaaaaattaacttttcaaaataaaaaaaaaacatttttttaaaataaagaaaaaacattTATGCGGCACATTTGTGCGACGTGCAATTTATTTAGAATTACAAAATTGAATGATACTCTTGAATATGCTTActtataaaataagattatgtctcttatttattaatttttaacttgaaagtatattattttatcatgtAGATATCGAATTCATAGACAAAGATTAATAGGAGGGTACATTATTACGGGATGTAATTTTAATgtccatttaattaattagggtCATCCCAtcaatattatgtgctaagtgataatgtGTATAAATGAGATACATGATTTTGTTTCTTtattaatctttatatatttatcatttaaattATGTTGCATCGGTACTATTTTACGCAAGAAAGACAAGGGAGAAACtaccaaaatcaaaaaattgattaaGTTCAACTACATCCCGTAAAATACttaagtttgaaaataatttaagaaaataatatatatttgaaatgaaaaaaatcaaagtttttataatataacatcacataaatcaattaattaatttaatgttgaataatgacaaacacatatctaatttattttttttttaatatggaaGGGAATGAGAatgccagtaggccgaggctttaccctcatacctacttcatcaagagatCGTCATCTCAAATAATTCAAGACCAACAGAGTAGTCTCATGTAACCCTAGTATGCACACCCCTcctacttggatcacaataTATAGAATGAAAATCagacatcgtatcaagtatcaaaaaaaaaacttgtcaACAACTATACTAATCAAACATGGCAACCTATTCaacacccttatacttggatcacaacaaatataagtgCTTTATTTCCATCATGTATTCACTTTAAGTGATTTAGTATATTTTAGTAATAAGCCATGAGCACACAATCATGTAACcaaacatatataaatatatatatatatatatatatatatatatatatatatatatatatatatatatatatatatatatatatatatatatatatatatatatatatatatatatatatatgagagggatccaatgagaagggTGTTGAAAATGAGGACGgtaaggactctacacccttgatttcgctaaaataaaaaaacctatggtcacgattggaccaaaaacacataattgtaaaagtaactatgaaataaattgTTAGAATGTTGttacattataaaaaaatatagtaacaaaataaaaacaaacaaaaattcttctcaTTCTTCTTATTGTAAAATTCTTCTTATtgtaaaatccttcttatttcatcctatatttatacatatatatatatatatatatatatatatatatatatatatatatatatatatatatatatatatatatttatatatgttccAGTGCGAACTGTGCTTAAGTGTGAATGGTGCGAACCTTGTTATTTTTTAGCAAAAACGTGTTATCATTTTGTGTGAAATTTTTATGGTT from the Amaranthus tricolor cultivar Red isolate AtriRed21 chromosome 12, ASM2621246v1, whole genome shotgun sequence genome contains:
- the LOC130828101 gene encoding probable ribose-5-phosphate isomerase 2 → MAIPCTHFISSEKAAIESGFSLGSPSSIRVLSQDELKQIAAYKAVEYVESGMVIGLGTGSTAKHAVARIGELLRQGKLKNIVGIPTSKMTHEQAVSCGIPLSDLDTYPVVDLAIDGADEVDPFMNLVKGRGGSLLREKMIESACKKFICIVDESKLVKHLGGSGLAMPVEVVPFCWKFTAERLKNLFADSECVAKLRTYPENGKPFVTDNENYIIDLYFKKDVGDLNLASDAILRLPGVVEHGMFLDMATTVIVAGELGITIKNK